A stretch of Bufo gargarizans isolate SCDJY-AF-19 unplaced genomic scaffold, ASM1485885v1 fragScaff_scaffold_311_pilon, whole genome shotgun sequence DNA encodes these proteins:
- the LOC122922380 gene encoding gastrula zinc finger protein XlCGF17.1-like, with amino-acid sequence MQRSSRENHTTYNVYPGLHSADPSYNPNLEDPSPDQSQNVITSTRLRGGKIFKCEKQFSYWSELSVHRRNHTGEKPYSCSECGKYFISKSQLLRHEKSHTGDKPYSCSECGRLFINNKDLINHVRVHTGEKPYSCSECGKCFTTKSQLVKHHRIHTGKNLHLCSECGKCFTGKSYLITHQRIHTGEKPYSCSDCGKCFISKSRLLVHKRSHTGEKPYSCSECGKCFACKSLLVRHQRIHTGSNLHLCLECGKCFICKSDLVTHQRSHTGEKPYSCSECGKCFAGKSQLVRHHRIHTGDNLHLCPECGKCFINKSDLVIHQRSHTGEKPYSCSECGRCFTGKSQLVRHHKIHT; translated from the coding sequence ATGCAGCGCTCTTCACGAGAAAATCACACTACCTATAATGTATATCCaggacttcacagtgcagatccaTCATATAATCCTAACCTTGAGGATCCTTCTCCTGACCAGTCACAGAATGTTATCACAAGTACCAGACTGAGAGGGGGTAAAATATTTAAATGTGAAAAACAGTTCAGTTATTGGTCAGAGCTTTCTGTACACAgaagaaatcacacaggagagaagccttattcatgttcagaatgtggaaaatactTTATAAGTAAATCACAGCTTTTAAGACATGAAAAAAGTCACACAGGAgacaagccatattcatgttcagaatgtgggagattatttattaataataaagatCTTATAAATCATGTCagagttcacacaggagagaagccatattcatgttcagaatgtggcaaatgctTTACCACCAAATCACAACTAGTTAAACAtcacagaattcacacaggaaagaatctgcatttatgttcagaatgtggaaaatgctttACAGGTAAATCATATCTtattacacatcagagaattcacacaggagagaaaccatattcatgttctgattgtgggaaatgttttataagTAAATCAAGGCTTTTAGTGCATAAGAgaagccacacaggagagaagccatattcatgttcagaatgtggtaaatgctTTGCATGCAAATCACTACTAGTTAGACACCAGAGAATCCACACAGGAAGCAATCTGCatttatgtttagaatgtgggaaatgctttatatgtaaatcagatcttgttacacatcagagaagtcacacaggagagaagccgtattcatgttcagaatgtgggaaatgctttgcaGGCAAATCACAGCTTGTTAGACAtcacagaattcacacaggagataatCTGCATCTATgtccagaatgtggaaaatgctttataaataaatcagatcttgttatacatcagagaagtcacacaggagagaagccatattcatgttcagaatgtgggagatGCTTTACAGGCAAATCACAGCTTGTTAGACATCACAAAATTCACACATGA